In one window of Zingiber officinale cultivar Zhangliang chromosome 11A, Zo_v1.1, whole genome shotgun sequence DNA:
- the LOC122030990 gene encoding uncharacterized protein LOC122030990 isoform X3 codes for MPSLPPLCFPQAPPPAPCSSIPTAVASSAQYIIQQFRATTGCAKPGGGRTAKSMYASGRVWMEMVREHGLSPHGAASKGRHHKGCFVVWQMVPDMWLVELAVSGHQISAGSDGKVAWRRTPWLGAHAARGGVRPLRRALQGLEPETIAAVFSPAEHVGEKHIGDEECFVLELAVNSSILSSWSDSTADIIKHRMVGSFSQRSGLLVRLEDSQLTRIQSPGAEAIYWETTTSSWIDDYRRVDDLVVAHSGRSTVNLLRFGVGVKDQRVLTRMEERWAIDDVLFNVPGLSADCFIPPEEVQRSCLYNIETKIEGIYQLPWL; via the exons AACT GCGGTCGCGTCGTCGGCGCAGTACATAATCCAGCAGTTCCGGGCGACGACGGGGTGCGCGAAGCCGGGTGGCGGCAGGACGGCGAAGAGCATGTACGCGTCCGGGCGCGTGTGGATGGAAATGGTCCGCGAGCACGGCCTCAGCCCGCACGGCGCCGCCTCCAAGGGCCGCCACCACAAGGGCTGCTTCGTGGTCTGGCAGATGGTCCCCGACATGTGGCTCGTCGAGCTCGCCGTCTCCGGCCACCAGATCTCCGCCGGAAGCGACGGCAAGGTCGCCTGGCGCCGCACGCCTTGGCTCGGTGCCCACGCCGCCCGCGGCGGCGTTCGCCCCCTCCGGCGAGCACTACAG GGCTTAGAACCTGAAACGATCGCGGCCGTGTTCTCGCCGGCGGAGCACGTCGGCGAGAAGCACATCGGCGACGAAGAGTGCTTCGTGCTGGAGCTGGCGGTGAACAGCTCGATCCTGTCGAGCTGGAGCGACAGCACGGCGGACATCATCAAGCACCGGATGGTGGGGTCCTTCAGCCAGCGAAGCGGCCTGCTGGTGAGACTGGAGGATTCGCAGCTGACGCGGATCCAGTCGCCAGGCGCCGAGGCCATCTACTGGGAGACCACCACCTCGTCGTGGATCGACGACTACCGCCGCGTCGACGACCTCGTCGTCGCCCACTCCGGCCGGTCCACCGTCAACCTCCTCCGGTTCGGGGTCGGGGTCAAGGACCAGCGCGTGCTGACGCGGATGGAGGAGCGGTGGGCCATCGACGACGTGCTCTTCAACGTGCCGGGCCTCTCCGCCGACTGCTTCATCCCGCCGGAGGAGGTGCAGAGAAGCTGCCTCTACAAc ATTGAGACCAAGATTGAGGGGATCTACCAATTGCCATGGCTGTAA